GCAACTGATTCTGCAGAAATCCCACCTTCTCATTCAAATCTTTCACAACCCAAGATCTCTCACCAACACTCCTCACTATATCCCATGACAATTCAGGCCTTAAAACCCTAGAAACCCCCCAAGAAAATCCGAATTCCGCTGCAAAAATCAAGCCAACACCCACGACCAGTCGCCAGAAATAAAGCCCAAATCTCCACactctcttcctcttcttcatcttctgcTCCAAACTCACTCTTGCAGTGGACCTAACAGCCGGAGACAAGGAAGTCTTACTGGTACCCGATTCCGGGGTCGACATAACGGAAGAATTGAAGGAAACCGGGGTTCTTTCCACCGTTTTGGGAGCGGAAAGCTTGGTGAGGGTGCTTCTTTGAATGCTGGCAGGCAAGAGGTCAAGGGTGGCACTGATGCTGTCCAGACACATTTCACAGTTACAGTTGGCATCCTTTCGGCATCCGGGGAAGTAGCAGCTGTCTCGGGTTTCGGACCGTTCCTCCGCCATAGTAGTGGTGGTGGTAGTGCTCGATTTTGCAGTGGATGATGTTGGGAGGACTGTTTTCATGGTTGGGGTTGTGCAGAGCCTCATCTGGGcatggtctttttttttctctttcggCATCTTGTGTTAAATGGGGGAGACAtggtttttgaaatttgaatttccaACGGTCACATCGGAAATACTTTTGAGTCTTTTGACTCATTTTTCACAGGTTATCAAGGTTAGGTTTTTTTGGatgacaaaaatacccctgcaccttctttttattattaccTTCCTATAATATAGTTGTTCCCTAGGTCACTAGACGGGCAAAACACAAAACCATTTTGGAACCTAGaacatatatttgataaaatttggaaagaaaatggtttttaaaaaacttattttgaaaataatttatttttaaa
This region of Vitis vinifera cultivar Pinot Noir 40024 chromosome 5, ASM3070453v1 genomic DNA includes:
- the LOC100259691 gene encoding uncharacterized protein LOC100259691 → MPKEKKKDHAQMRLCTTPTMKTVLPTSSTAKSSTTTTTTMAEERSETRDSCYFPGCRKDANCNCEMCLDSISATLDLLPASIQRSTLTKLSAPKTVERTPVSFNSSVMSTPESGTSKTSLSPAVRSTARVSLEQKMKKRKRVWRFGLYFWRLVVGVGLIFAAEFGFSWGVSRVLRPELSWDIVRSVGERSWVVKDLNEKVGFLQNQLQGFVGGEVSNCSYIDSTWEVSQDGLLLNSRCTLYKSVTEEVTIWGWPLQTAGLLATGLSSRSFTILSGRVTEWPDGRIRNLLRKANSSWTHKKWSASVVQLDPNTLVLEYRRSSILESSRLFSAALEFLRFWMCRMVERMKQEFWVLSVFEIKYSDFTAKESDRIPT